The window TCCAAACGTGCTGTTATTGGACGAGCCGACCAATGACCTCGATACCCAGACTCTGACTGTCCTTGAGGATTATCTTGAGGAATTCCCCGGTGTTGTTATCACGGTATCCCATGACCGGTATTTCCTTGATAAAATAGCAGAGCAGCTATTGATTTTAAAAGGCAACGGAACGATAGGGACATACTATGGCAATTATTCCGGCTATATGGAGCAGCAGGATGACCAAAGCGCTTCATCAGCTTCCAAGCCAGCACCTGCCACTAACCAGAGGGTCAAAGAGAAAAAGAAAAGAATGACCTATCAGGAACAAAAGGAATGGGAAAGCATCGATGACAATATTGCTGCAGCCGAAGAAAGGCTTGAGCAAATCGCTAAAGAGCTTACCAACACAGGCAGCAATTTTGAACAGGCAAATAAGTTGATGAAAGAAGAAACCGAATTAAACGAAGAACTTGAGCGATTAATAGAAAGATGGTCGTATTTATCCGAGATTGCTGAAGGATAGCGGATTGCTAGCAGTTGCTAACAAATAGTTAGCGACATGGTCCGCGCGGTTTTTATGGCATCCTGCCCAGTGCGGGGTGCCATTTACTATAAATTGTGCATGTAGCATCTGAAAGCCACGCCGCTTCAGTTCCGCATAATGGAAGTTACCATTCTGTTTGTGATAAAGTTAAAAATGAGGTGATTCCCTGTGAAAATCAAGTCGATAGAACCGACTCCAAGTCCCAATACAATGAAGATTAATCTTGACCAGGAACTTCCAATGGGCAAGAGCCATAATTATAAAAAAGATAATGCAGAAGGCGCTCCTGCTGTTATCCGCAACATTCTCGAAATTGAAGGGATTAAAGGCGTCTACCATGTCGCGGACTTCATCGCGGTTGAGCGGAATGCGAAATACGATTGGAAGGATCTGCTTGCCAAAGTCAGGGAAGCTTTCGGTGACGAAGCTGCAACTGGTGAACAAGCCCAGGCTGAAATATCACGCTTTGGGGAAATCCAGGTCCAGGTTCAGATGTTTAAGGACATTCCGCTCCAAGTAAAGCTTTTGGATGGGAACGAAGAAAAACGCTACGGAATGCCTGAGTACTTTCTTGAAGCACGCGAACAGGCCCAGCTTGAAGGTGATAACTACATACTGCTAAGAAAATGGCAGGACTTTGGGGTGCGTTATGGGGATTTTGACCAAATAGGCAAGGATGTCATTGAGGAACTGATTGCATCTTATCCGCAATCGCGGCTGGATGACATTGTAAACGCCGCAAGGGCTGCTGGTCCTTCTGCACCTATTAAGCCAACCCGTGAAAGGCATCGGATTACTGCGGATGACCTGAACGATTCTGAATGGCAAAAAAGGTACCAGAAGCTTGAGCAAATTCCAGATCCAGAGATTGAAGATCTGCCGATGCTTGAGAAGGCACTCCAGGATGAGAAGCCTTCCATCCGCAGGCTTGCCACTGTCTACCTTGGAATGATAAAGGATAAGGCAGTATTGCCGCTTCTATATAAAGCGTTAAAGGATAAAAACGTTACTGTAAGGAGAACAGCTGGTGACTGTCTGTCAGATCTTGGTTTTAACGAGGCTGGCCCAGAAATGGCCCTTGCATTGAAGGATCCTAGCAAGCTTGTCCGCTGGCGTGCAGCAATGTTTCTTTTTGAAGAAGGAGATGAATCAGCACTCCCGGCATTGAAGGAAGCTGCCGATGATTCAGAATTTGAAGTCGCCCTCCAAGCAAAAATGGCAATTGCCAGGATTGAAGGTGGCGAGGAAGCGAAAGGCTCGGTATGGAAGCAGATGACCGAAGCAAGGAAGGCAAACCAGTAATAAGGTTGTTGGGAGAAGCTTTGCTGGATTTATCTTTAGGGAAAGATAGTTGTTGAAATGTGAGCGTAGGGCTTGTGACACGAAATCTTCAGGTAGCAAGCTTCAAGTACATTTTGACTTTCACGGACATATAAAATGTCCAGCAAACTAAGTTTCAAGGACATTTTGCCTGCCATGTACCTTTAAAATGTCCAGCAAATCGAGTTTCAAGTACAATTTGAGGGGGACTGACAGCAAAAATGTCTACCAAACCAAGTTTCGAGGACAATTTGACTGAAAAGAACCTGTAAAATGTCCTCGAAAACTGATATATAAATCCGGATATTAAGTTGTATTTTTACATTAACAATGGTTTCGAAAAATGGAATATGGAAACTATTTATAGTATGCTAATACCAGAAACGGAGGGATCTATCTTATGTCAATGGCATATGAAGAATATATGAAGCAAATGGTAAGGCCAATGCGTGAGGAATTAACAAATGCAGGCTTTAAAGAATTAACAACTCCTGAAGACGTCGATGCTTTCATGGGTGAAGCAAAAGGGACGGCTGTCGTTGTGATCAACTCGGTTTGCGGCTGTGCAGCAGGCCTTGCGCGCCCCGCGATTACACAGACAGTCATGAACACTGAAAAACAACCAGACCATCTGGTTACAGTTTTTGCAGGCCAGGATAAAGAAGCAACCGCAAAAATGCGCGAGTACTTCGGGGACATCCCGCCATCATCGCCATCTGTTGCGCTATTGAAGGACGGCCAGGTTGTCCACTTCATTCCGCGCCATGATATTGAAGGAAACACAATGGAAGGTGTCATGGAAAACCTTACAACAGGAATTAAAAATAATTTCTAAAAGGGATGCCGCTTGGCGTCCTTTTTTTCGCTAAAAAATCTGACCTCACCAGTTTGCGAGGCTGCTCTATCAGGAGATAATATATGTTTGTAACCACAGCGTACCGAGTAACTGAAACAATGTTAAATAAGGCTAAGGGAGTCGCAATCGACCTTGATATCCCTTTCTATACTCGCGGGAAAAAGTCGATATCACGCATGCAGGAGGAAAGGGGTACGGGTTGCATTGTCGCGGGGAACGAAACTCTCAAACTTTTTGGTTTCGGAGAAGACGCTCCTTTTTTCTTTCACCCGTCTTCCGCGATGTTCCGAGTCAAGAGGCTGATAGAAGGGGGAAGTGACCCTCTAATCGAAGCAGCAGGCCTTGAAAGAGGCCACTCATTCCTGGACTGTACACTTGGGCTCGCCTCAGATTCGATAGTCGCAAGTTTTGTCACCGGAAAAGAAGGTATGGTAACAGGGATTGAAGGCAATCAATATGTCGCTTATCTTGTGAAAAAAGGGCTTCTCAGCTGGACAACAAGCGTTGCCCCGCTTGATGAAGCAATGAGCCGTGTACAGGTTGTAAATTCCAATTCTTTATCTCTTTTAAAAAGCCTTCCCGACAATTCGGTCGACTGTGTGTACTGGGATCCGATGTTTGAAGAAAGCATCGACGAATCGGAGGGAATCAGGTCGCTCCGCCAATTTGCCTTGTACGAAGGGCTTGGTGAAGAGGAAATAATAGAGTCGCTGCGAGTGTCTCGCAACCGAGTCGTGCTCAAGGATCATTTCAAAAGTACAAGATTTGACGAGTTTGGCTTCAGGCGGGCAATCAGGAAAGCGGCCAAATTCCATTACGGATACCTTGAAAAAAAATAACAGCCGGCTCATGTCCGGCTGTGTGTTTCCTTAATCAAAAATCGAACAATATATGAAATAGCCAAGCATCATCAAGCCGCCAGTCATAATCACCCACTCCATACTTTCCACCCCTAAAGAAAAAATTTTCATTATATTTATAATATCCATATAAAAAACTTTAAAACTCATTAAAAAAAGAAGTATAATAGGCTTATACATAAATGAAGGGGGGATAGGCATTTGAAAAAGTGGATTCGGAAATCATTCATGGTCATGGTATCGATCCTTACATTTGGACTTATTACACCAGCCCAGATGAACTTTCTTGATCAGGTCAATGCCGATACTAAATCACCAGGCCGAGGGTCTGCTGAATTTGGCCCGAGCATACCAACCCAGTTTCAACAAACCCCCTCCATTACCCGTGATCAATTTATAGAGGATATGGTAAAGCTGGCAGAGACCCGCTCATATGAAAAATTCGGGACTAGAATAAAGCCAGTGATTGAGAATGAATTTAAGGAAATCATCCTTCCTAATATAGAACAAGCTATTTCCAAAACAGCTGCCCAGTTTCCTGAGGAAGACCTGACTGGACTGGCAATTTCTGAACAACCTGGTGCAGGGCTCTCGGAAAAAATCTTCCATATCAAGGATGTACGGACAGGAAAAGATGTCATCCGCTTCCATGTCAGACGGGACAACCCGCCACAGGCAGGATACTGGTTCAATTTCCACTATCATACTGCCCATGACAGCTTCCAGGAACATCATGAGCTTGGCAGCATTTACTGGGACAAGAATACTCCTCCGAAATGGATGGCTTAATAGATTACTAACTTCATTGCTAAAACAACCCGGCGGAAACGCCGGGTTTTTCATTGTCCCAGGAAGATGGCCGATTAAATTTGTGGGCAACTAAATTTTGTAGTAAGACAACTGCGCTTTTGTTCCTGTTTAGCCACAATTTCCATCAAACCCACAGCCTGTTTCCACTATATAGATGGTATAATTCTGGTAGACTATAAAAATCGCGTACTGGGGAAATGAGAATGAAAAAGCTTTTTTTAATAGTGGTTCCGGCGGTGCTGTTCTTCTTCCTTATCTCCACTTCAAAAGCTGCTCCTGGTGGTGTGGCGCTTGCCAATTTCAATGGCGAAACACCACTCGGCCAGCATTTGCAATACATTGATTGGGGAAACCTGTCAGGGACGGTCCTTTTACCCGAGGAAACGTTCGACACTTTCGAGGCCGCGGCAATTATCCAACGGCTTGCAAAGCTTCCAGACTCGCTCCTTTCAAAGATAAACAAGGAAGGCATCGTTGTCCGGCTCTTTGAAGGCAGACTGACAGATAATCCGACAGCAAGCCATTTGAAAGGGGAGACGCCCCGTGGTTATACGAATGGAGCGACCTGGGATGCAGTGCCAGGTATTGGCGGCTCGGAGGTTGTCCTTGTGAAAATCGGGGCAAGCGAGAAAGGGAAAGGTCATGGCTCTATTAATTTGGAGCTTCACGAGCTCGCTCATTCAATTGATAATCTTGTATATGATGGTCTATCGGAACAAAAAGCTTTTATCAAAGTGTGGGAAAAGGAACGAACCAAGCTTTTTCCGGGACTTAAATATTTTAACAACTATCCAGAGGAATATTTCGCAGAAGCATTCGCGCTTTATTACTTATCAGAAGAGAGTAATCAATTTTTAGAAAAAACTGCTCCTCTCACATATAAATTGATTCAAGACCTTGATTAATATCAGGGTCTTTACTTTTGAGCAAAAAGATTTATTGCATCCGACCTTCCATGAGTGCAAATTGTCGAGTTTTCTACTAAAATGGAAAGGACAAACTATGGGGAGGGTCTCTTAGATGAAACAATATTTGGATCTTTGCCGCCATGTTCTTGAAAACGGGACAGAGAAAGGCGACAGGACAGGGACAGGCACGGTTTCGACATTTGGCTACCAGATGCGGTTCAACCTGCAGGAGGGCTTCCCGCTTATTACTACAAAAAAGCTGCATATGAGGTCGATCATTCATGAATTGCTATGGTTTTTGAATGGTGATACGAACATCCGATATTTGCAGGAAAATGGTGTGCGGATTTGGAATGAATGGGCGGATGAAGAAGGAAATCTTGGCCCGGTATACGGAAAGCAGTGGCGATCCTGGGAAGGTGCTGACGGGACCACGGTTGATCAGATCAGCGACTTGATTGAGCAAATAAAGACAAATCCCAATTCCCGCAGGCTGATTGTGAATGCCTGGAATGTGGCCGAAATTGATAAAATGGCGCTTGCTCCATGCCATTGTCTGTTTCAATTTTATGTGGCTGACGGGAAGCTATCATGCCAGCTGTACCAGCGTTCTGCCGACCTTTTCCTCGGTGTTCCGTTCAACATTGCTTCATATGCGCTGTTGACCATGATGATTGCCCAGGTATGCGACCTTGAACCAGGTGAATTCGTTCACACATTTGGCGATGTACATATTTATAACAATCATATCGAGCAGGTGAAGGAGCAGCTGAGCCGTGAACCAAGACAGCTTCCGAAAATGAACATTAATCCGGACGTAAAGGATATTTTTTCATTTAAATATGAGGACTTTACTATCGAAGGCTATGATCCTCATCCGCACATTAAAGGAGTTGTCTCTGTATGATTTCGTTTATGTGGGCCATGGATGAAAACAGGGTGATTGGCAGGGATAACAAGCTGCCATGGCATTTACCTGAGGATTTAAAATTTTTTAAACGTACAACAATGGGTCACCCGATTGCGATGGGCAGGAAAACGTTCGAATCTATAGGAAAACCATTGCCAGGCCGCGAAAATATTATTATTACCCGAAACAGGGACTACACCTTTGAAGGCTGTACAGTTGTACACTCTGTAAAAGAATTCCTTGATTATTGCAGGACAAAAGAAGAGGAAGTTTTTGTTATCGGCGGCGCAGAAATTTTCAAAGAACTGTTTCCGTATGCCGATAAGCTTTATTTGACGATGATCCATGCTCAATTTGAAGGGGATACGTACTTCCCGATTTTCCGCCCGAATGAATGGGAACTCGATTCAAGAGAAAAAGGACTCAGAGACGAGAAAAATCCATATGATTACGAGTTTCTTATTTACAAAAGGAAATCCGGAGGAAAGCAATGATCAGGCTGGCAATCTGTTTTGCCTATATTTGCGGCTATCTCTTATACAGCACCATTGAGCTTCGCTGCTTGAAAAAGCTCGACCCCGCCTTGCTAGTGGCAGTCCGCGACAAAATCATACATGCAACACCGAAACGCTGGTCAAGAAACATCATGAAATTGACAGGGTCAAAAGTAACCGTAATTGGTGAGGAGAATATACCTAAAGGTGCTGTTGTGTTCATTTCCAACCATGAAGGCGATTTTGATGTGCGGGTGCTGCTCGGGTATTTGTCAAAACCGTTCGGATTCATTTTAAAGGTTGAAGTGAAAAAGGTACCCATTATGAGAAAGTGGATGGAGTTAATCAGCTGTGTTTTCATGGACAGGGGCGACCGCAGCCAGGCTATTGCATCTCTTCGTGAAGGGTCTGAAATGCTGAAGCAGGGACATTCACTGGTGATTTTTCCTGAAGGCACCCGCAGTAAAGGCGGCGATGTCGGCATGTTCAAATCCGGCACCTTTCGTCTTCCCAAAGATGGAGAAGTTCCAATTGTCCCAATCTCGATTCAGGGTACATCGAATGTTTTTGAAAAAAATGGACGTCTCATAAGGCCCGCTGAAATCACTGTCACGATTGGCGAACCGCTGATGCCGGAGATATTTCTTCAAAAAGACTTGAAGCAAGTGGCAGAAGAAGTCCGGCTGACCATTATTGCCAACATGGATGAAAACAGAAAGGTATCCTAATCAAAAACATCAGCCAATTAGGATGGCTGATGTTTTTGATCTAAAATAAGAAAGAATACCTTTTTTTCAACTGTCTGGCTCCAGCGCCTAGCGCCTAGTGTACTTCGGTCCCCTCGTTACGATAAGTCAACATCGATTCGCTACGCTCATCGTGTTTCCTTTATCTCCTTCGAGGCCCTCCAGTCCATACGGCGCTAACCAAGGCGCTTGCGCTTTTCTTACTAATCCTGGTAACCAAATTGCTCATAGTGACTTAGCGCGCCTAACATCTTCCTAAATTCTTCGGGGCTCCGAAATTCATCTTCCTGAAAGTGTGTTCGGATCCATTCAATCAATTCCGAAGGGCTGTTAAAGAAAACACCACTTGTATCGCTTTTTCGAATCATATAGCGGCCGTTGTCCTCATCAATTGTCACTTCGACTGGCAACGCGCCTTCAAAGCTATCCAATAAAAACTCCATCAATCCCACTCCCTTCGGATTCTATTTGGTATAGTATATGTAGTTAATTGCCTCAAAATTAAACAAGTACGAACAATTCCTTAAAAAATACCGGGTATTTTTTCTTATGTAACCCTTGTCCTCGATTGACTTAAGGCCTCGTTCTTGTTACATTGATACAGGCAGGACATAGCAGTTAACCTGTTGCAAATGCCAAATATCACACTGCTTAAAATACGTGAGATTTTGTGAACTTACTATGAATTTTGAAGTGATTTACCCTAAACTGGCCAGTAAAGTACTATAATCATAGTAGATTTATAAATATGAAACTCTGAAGGGGTTGTAAACACTATGTTGAATAATATTGGTGTTCCTGGATTAATTTTGATCCTTGTTCTTGCATTAATTATTTTCGGACCTAAAAAGCTGCCTGAAATTGGACGCGCTTTCGGCCAGACACTACGTGAATTCAAAAAATCCACTCGCGAACTGACTAGCGATGTTATGGAAGATTTTGAAGAAGATAAAAAGAAGGCAGAGAAAAAAGCTTAATCCATAAATTGTAAACCACGGGGTTCACTTACCTTGCGAGCTTGAGGGCGGAGCTTGGGGAGGAACCCTTTTCTACGCTAATTGGAAAGTTATTTTCTTATTGCGCATATATGAATTTCGCCATTAAGTGAGTATTTTGTTACCCGCTATTAAACTGCTCTACCGGCCCGCAGTTTTAGAAAAAGGCAAAAAGTACACGGCAGGGAGAACGATATGGAAGATAAAGAATTAAACTTAGTTGATCATCTGGATGAACTCAGGAAGAGGATTATCATCACTGCAGTTGCCTTTGTGGCATTCTTCATTGCCGGATTCACGTACGTGGAGGAAATTTATCACTGGTTTGTCCGCGATTTAGAGGTTAAGCTAATTGTGCTCGGACCAAGCGACATCGTCTGGATCTATTTTGCACTGGCCTCCCTAATTGCCATCGCCGGAACCATTCCAGTACTGGCCATACAGCTCTGGATGTTCGTCAAGCCAGCGTTAAAACCAGTTGAACGAAAAATTTCCTTATCCTATATACCTGCATTGTTCATTCTGTTTATAGTCGGTTTGGCGTTTGGATATTTTGTTATTTTCCCGAACGTCCTCAAATTTCTGGTCAATCTCGGCGGCGATATGCTTGTCACCAACTTTACCGCTGAAAAATATTTCAGGTTCATTTTGAATATGACCTTGCCATTCGGAGTTTTGTTCGAGCTGCCGGCAGTTGTCATGTTCCTGACTTCGCTCGGAATCCTGAATCCGTATGTTTTAACAAAGATTAGGAAATACGCATATTTTGTGCTAATTGTAATTGCAATTGTGATTACACCGCCAGATCCAATGTCTGATTTCCTTGTCATCATTCCATTGCTGCTGCTATATGAAATTTCGGTGAACCTCTCGAAATTTGTATTTAAAAAGCGGCAAAAGCGGCTTAAGGCAGAGGAAGCGGAGTTCGCAGCTGAATAAAAGATTGAAGACAGAACCCTGGCCTAATGGCTGGGGTTTTTCATTTGGAAAAGCATTTGTAGCAAGTTGATATTTTAAAACTGATGAATGACATTTCAGGTTTTTGAAAGAGGCAAAGTGTCATTCATAAGGCCCGATGAATGATAAAACAACCCCCCCCCCCGAAATTACATGCATCTATATTCCCCAATCTTGGATCACATTTGAAATTACTCCTTTAAATCTTTACACATCAAACCAAGTTCAAAAATCTTTCCGAATCAATTTTTCACTAATAAAAATGTGCTTAACTACTGGAATAAAAAATAACCACCCTGCAATTGTTTCGAAAACAGGCATACGGTCTTCCATGGTAGGATGGACAAGGTTCTCGAGGTATGCGATGAAGCATTGCGAGGGATTGGTGTGATTCCGGCAAGCGGATGGGGGCTAAAGCCGGAGTATAGCTGCTTTGATGCAAAGCTAAGATTCACCGTGGATGTCGGCGAGCCGTGCAAAACGAAGTGCCGCTGCGGAGATGTGATAAAGGGGCTAATCACGCCTGACGAATGCGCCTTGTTCGGAAAGACATGCAAACCAATGAACCCAATAGGTCCTTGCATGGTATCAGCAGAAGGAAGCTGTGCCGCTTTTTATCAATACATGAGGGAGACTGTCTGATGGAAAAATATATCAACCTTGCCCACGGCGATGGCGGTGAACTTAGCCACAGGCTGATCCGGGATGTGTTTACAGAGGCGTTTGGTCAGACAGGAGCGTTGTTCGATGCGGAGTCTCTCGCATTATCTGGTACGAAGATTGCTGTTTCAACAGATAAGTTTGTGATTAAACCTATCCTTTTTCCGGGTGGGACGATTGGGAAGCTTGCTGTTGCCGGAACAGTCAACGACCTGGCAGTAAGCGGTGCGAAGCCGATGTATTTGACGTGCGGTTTTGTCATTGAGGAAGGCTTTTCGATTGCCGATTTGAAGCGAATTGTCAACGATATGGTGGCTGAAGCGAACAAAACGGGCGTACAAATCATAGATGGCGATACCAAGGTCGTAGAACGTGGCAGTGCGGATGGGGTTTATATTAATACAACCGGAATAGGAATCTATGAATATGGGATTGGCTGCAGCCTGGACTTTGAGGAAGGTGATGCTGTCATCATTTCCGGATCGGTAGGCGACCATGGCATCGCTGTTCTGTCCGCCCGCGGGGAGCTCGGTATTGACGTACCTATTAACAGCGACTGCGCTTCGTTAAATGCGATGTTAGGGGCTGTTTTGGAGCGAACGGCTGGCGTCAGGATTATGCGGGACCCGACTCGTGGAGGGCTGGCGACGACTCTTGTTGAAATCGCAGAGGATTTTGGGCTGACGATCAAAATAGAAGAAACAGAGATTCCTGTTAAGGATGAAGTCCATGGAGCCTGCGATATGCTTGGCTTTGATCCGCTCTATTTAGCGAACGAGGGCAAGGCTATTATCATTGTTGCTGAAAAGGAAAAGGACAAAGTGATGGATATTCTCCGCGAGTTCCCTGAAGGCAGAAATGCGGCTTTAATAGGTTCAGTTTTTAATAAAGGACAAGGTCGGCTGTTGCTAGAAACCCCGCTCGGTTCACGGAGAATTCTTAACCGGCTTTCTGGGACAATGTTCCCACGGATTTGCTGATAAAAATAATACCCCCCCCGCTTGCACTTCGCAGCGGGGGTTCAATTTTCTACATCATCATTTTGGCACATCTTCATTTACGGACTGTCTCTCCTTCTTCCAGCTCTCGTATTTCGTATATTTACAGTACTCCATGAAATCCTCTTTCCTCATACCTTCCTTGATGGCTGTTAAAATCAGTTCCTTCCATTCCTTATCGAGTTCTACTTCCGTTTGCGGTGCTTTACCCTCATTACAGAGCAAGTATTCAATCGTTGTTCCAAGTGTAATGGCGACTTTGTTCAAAACCTGCAGTGAGGGATTTGTCTGCATTCCTCTTTCAATCTGGCTCAAATAAGATTTTGAAACATCGGCCAGCTTGGCCAGCTCCGAAATCGAATACCCCCTCAGTTCTCTCAACTCCTTGATCCTCGATCCCAGCATCGAAATTCTCCTTTTTAAGCTGCCTTAATTTAATACTGTTAATTCATTATACAGAACAAAATATTCTTTATAAAATACGAAATAGTAAGAAAACAAGAGATAATACGAGATAAAGAACGATTTTCGTTCTTTATTTAGAATATTTGGGGATTTTTGGGGTTTTTCAAGTTCATAAGGATGACATATACTCAACTTGTAAGTTCTTTAAAAAGAACAAATAAGTTTGAAAATAGAAATTATTATTTACATAATTAAATACTTCTTGAAGAGGCTTTTGAATGGAGGTGGTATTATCCGAATTAAACGATTAAAGATTTCGAAGAGAAAGACACAATATTTAAAATTAATAGCCCTTCAATTTTTAGCCATTTATTACCTTTTCGTTATTTCTTTAACGTTAATATCCTCAACAAATCCTTATTTTTCGGATAAAACATACGGGTCAATTGAAATAAAAAACAAAGATCACTTTTACGGAGAAAAGGACTCGAGCAGTCTTGCTTCGGTAAAAGCATGGATTGAGTGTCCTAAAGTATATGCAAGTTTTATTAATAAGGGTGGAGATATGTTTGTAGATACAACATGGTCTGTTTATAAACAAATAGAAGGTAACAACTGGAATATAATTGGTACCTATCCCTTAAAAGCACTTAAATCAAAAGAAACTAGAGTCTTGGAATATACACCCAAAGAATCAGGAACCTATAGATTTGTTGTGCAACAAGTACCTACTCACCCTGGAAATAGCCAACCGAAAATAGAAACTTCTTATTTTGATTATAATAAATGCCAATCAAATAAAGCTTCTATAAGCCAGAATAAACAAAATAAGAAACAAACTTCAGAGGACCCTTCGTTAACAGAAGAAAAAACTGAAAATCAAGTTATTGAGTTAAATCCACAATCAATTTTAACTGAAGGTAAAGATGAATCTGTAAACGTAAATGAAGCAAATCCGGCTGAAAGTGTCCAATCCAATACAAAAATATTAGAAACTCAAAAAAGTGAAACCAATATTCAATCAGAATCATTAGAAACACCAAAGTAGCACTTTTAACAGAAAAAGACTATAAGACAATCACAGGAGGGAATTGAACTTGAAAGTTTTTAAGATTATTAGCCGTATTTTAAGCAGCATAATTGTTGTTTGTTTGGTAATAGCAGCCATCCTTGCTATTAGCTCTCGTTTATCAGGGGGAACACCAAAGTTCTTTGGAAAAACTATGATGATGGTCTTATCAGGTTCAATGGAACCTAAAATTCATACTGGTTCTGTAGTTTTTGTTGAAGATATAAAAGATCCCTCTCTATTAAAAGTAGGTGATGTTATTACATTCAAGTCTCCAGTTGTTAAAGATAGAATCATTACACACCGGATAAAGGAAATTAAAAACACTGGAAATTTAGAGTTTGTTACCAAAGGTGACAATAATACATCTGATGATCCTTTAACCGTACCACAACAAAATCTATTAGGTAAATATTCTAATATTACGGTTCCATACTTAGGTTATATTATGTCGTTTTTACAATCCAAAAAAGGGTTAGGGATTTCTTTAATCATTCCAGGGGGTTTGCTTATTATTCTAGAAATGTTCACGATTTGGAGAACCTTAGCGAGTCTTGATAAACCTAAGAAAGAACAAGCTATACCCAATTAATGGTTGTTTCTTCCCGGTTTTTAAAACGAGAAGTTCAATAATAAAAATTACCTACATATAGGGAAAGAGGAGGAAATACAAATGTCAGTAAGAAGAAAATTAATGGGCAGTGCTGCAACAATTGCTTTAGCAGGTATGGCAACAATCGGCGGATCATTTGCTTATTTTTCAAGTGAAGCAAATGCAGCGAGTAAATTTACAAATGGTACATTGGTTTTAGCGCCAAACGCTCCACATCTACAACATTTTACACTTGATAACTTTAAGCCTGGGGACAAATTGGTCGCTGTTACAGATAACCAAGAACCGGCTATGGTTTTAAACAATCAGGGAACTCTGCCAATGAACGTTTTTGCTAAAATTGATACTAGCAGCGTTAAAGGAAGTACAGATGCAATTTGGGTAGATAAACTGGAGTTTGGGGAAGTTGATGTATTAGCTAAATATCCTGCAATTGATGCTAATGGTGATAAGCATGTAACACTAACTGAATTGGGCAATTTCTTTAAAGGTGACACTACTGTTAACGGTAATGATGTTGTGGGAGTTGGTAAGTATATCGGATTCCTTCCTGCCCCTAAGCCAGGATTTGACTGGAATAATCCTAACCAAGTACCTATCAAATCTGTTAAATATCAATTTACGTTCAATGATGATGGAAAAGACCAAAATGGTCTTCAAGGAGATGTAACAAATATCACTTTTAAATTTACCGGTCTTCAATATGAA is drawn from Bacillus sp. FJAT-18017 and contains these coding sequences:
- a CDS encoding lysophospholipid acyltransferase family protein, translating into MIRLAICFAYICGYLLYSTIELRCLKKLDPALLVAVRDKIIHATPKRWSRNIMKLTGSKVTVIGEENIPKGAVVFISNHEGDFDVRVLLGYLSKPFGFILKVEVKKVPIMRKWMELISCVFMDRGDRSQAIASLREGSEMLKQGHSLVIFPEGTRSKGGDVGMFKSGTFRLPKDGEVPIVPISIQGTSNVFEKNGRLIRPAEITVTIGEPLMPEIFLQKDLKQVAEEVRLTIIANMDENRKVS
- the tatA gene encoding twin-arginine translocase TatA/TatE family subunit; translated protein: MLNNIGVPGLILILVLALIIFGPKKLPEIGRAFGQTLREFKKSTRELTSDVMEDFEEDKKKAEKKA
- the tatC gene encoding twin-arginine translocase subunit TatC — its product is MEDKELNLVDHLDELRKRIIITAVAFVAFFIAGFTYVEEIYHWFVRDLEVKLIVLGPSDIVWIYFALASLIAIAGTIPVLAIQLWMFVKPALKPVERKISLSYIPALFILFIVGLAFGYFVIFPNVLKFLVNLGGDMLVTNFTAEKYFRFILNMTLPFGVLFELPAVVMFLTSLGILNPYVLTKIRKYAYFVLIVIAIVITPPDPMSDFLVIIPLLLLYEISVNLSKFVFKKRQKRLKAEEAEFAAE
- the hypE gene encoding hydrogenase expression/formation protein HypE; protein product: MEKYINLAHGDGGELSHRLIRDVFTEAFGQTGALFDAESLALSGTKIAVSTDKFVIKPILFPGGTIGKLAVAGTVNDLAVSGAKPMYLTCGFVIEEGFSIADLKRIVNDMVAEANKTGVQIIDGDTKVVERGSADGVYINTTGIGIYEYGIGCSLDFEEGDAVIISGSVGDHGIAVLSARGELGIDVPINSDCASLNAMLGAVLERTAGVRIMRDPTRGGLATTLVEIAEDFGLTIKIEETEIPVKDEVHGACDMLGFDPLYLANEGKAIIIVAEKEKDKVMDILREFPEGRNAALIGSVFNKGQGRLLLETPLGSRRILNRLSGTMFPRIC
- a CDS encoding helix-turn-helix domain-containing protein, whose translation is MLGSRIKELRELRGYSISELAKLADVSKSYLSQIERGMQTNPSLQVLNKVAITLGTTIEYLLCNEGKAPQTEVELDKEWKELILTAIKEGMRKEDFMEYCKYTKYESWKKERQSVNEDVPK
- a CDS encoding signal peptidase I, whose product is MKVFKIISRILSSIIVVCLVIAAILAISSRLSGGTPKFFGKTMMMVLSGSMEPKIHTGSVVFVEDIKDPSLLKVGDVITFKSPVVKDRIITHRIKEIKNTGNLEFVTKGDNNTSDDPLTVPQQNLLGKYSNITVPYLGYIMSFLQSKKGLGISLIIPGGLLIILEMFTIWRTLASLDKPKKEQAIPN
- a CDS encoding TasA family protein, which translates into the protein MSVRRKLMGSAATIALAGMATIGGSFAYFSSEANAASKFTNGTLVLAPNAPHLQHFTLDNFKPGDKLVAVTDNQEPAMVLNNQGTLPMNVFAKIDTSSVKGSTDAIWVDKLEFGEVDVLAKYPAIDANGDKHVTLTELGNFFKGDTTVNGNDVVGVGKYIGFLPAPKPGFDWNNPNQVPIKSVKYQFTFNDDGKDQNGLQGDVTNITFKFTGLQYEGKTIDSTKLTNDGKPGGGGDYTRTDDINDREGTKNDK